A stretch of the Rhinoderma darwinii isolate aRhiDar2 chromosome 3, aRhiDar2.hap1, whole genome shotgun sequence genome encodes the following:
- the LOC142748139 gene encoding putative gonadotropin-releasing hormone II receptor, giving the protein MALAIHLYPIKETNIMNITKELGSKSCLSGLWISNSCELDMNISSPNIAHNHIQLPTFSPAAKARVIITFVIFTLSGFCNLAALWAAARTSRKKRSHVRILILNLTTADLLVTFIVMPLDAIWNITVQWHAGDIACRILMFLKLLSMYSCAFVTVVISVDRQSAILNPLAINDAKKKNKIMLSAAWLMSILLSLPQLFLFHTVTITEPQNFTQCTTRGSFQEHWQETTYNMVSFVCLFLLPLLIMISCYSRILLEISKRMSKGTLSSKEVYLRRSKNNIPKARMRTLKMSIVIVSSFIICWTPYYFLGLWYWFYPETMEDQVSQSLTHILFIFGLANACLDPITYGLFTIHFRKGLQRYCGRRRTSETDNSSSVTGSFHCSMSSFRAKKMIVLNQEIQAFHSHNGSLNSSHLRTNGLGSSCL; this is encoded by the exons AAACTAATATCATGAATATCACAAAGGAACTTGGCAGCAAAAGCTGTCTCAGTGGACTGTGGATCAGCAACTCATGTGAACTGGATATGAACATATCATCACCCAATATAGCTCATAACCATATCCAGCTTCCCACCTTCTCTCCCGCCGCCAAGGCCCGGGTCATCATCACTTTTGTTATTTTCACACTTTCAGGATTCTGCAACTTGGCTGCTCTATGGGCCGCCGCAAGAACAAGCAGGAAAAAAAGGTCACATGTCCGAATCTTAATCCTCAACCTCACCACTgctgacctgctggtcacatttaTTGTCATGCCTCTGGATGCCATTTGGAATATCACTGTGCAGTGGCACGCGGGGGATATAGCCTGCAGAATACTCATGTTTCTCAAGCTTCTGTCTATGTACTCTTGCGCTTTTGTGACTGTGGTGATCAGCGTGGACCGGCAGTCTGCCATCCTTAACCCACTAGCCATAAATGATGCCAAGAAGAAGAATAAGATAATGTTGTCTGCTGCCTGGTTAATGAGCATCCTACTATCATTACCGCAG CTCTTTCTGTTTCATACAGTAACAATCACTGAACCACAGAACTTCACCCAGTGCACCACCAGGGGCAGTTTCCAGGAGCACTGGCAGGAAACCACCTACAACATGGTGAGCTTTGtgtgtctcttcctgctccctctGCTGATCATGATCTCTTGTTACTCAAGAATTCTGCTGGAGATCTCAAAGCGCATGAGCAAGGGAACAT TGTCTTCTAAAGAGGTTTACCTTCGACGCTCCAAGAATAACATCCCCAAAGCACGGATGAGAACTCTGAAGATGAGCATTGTAATTGTAAGTTCATTCATCATCTGCTGGACCCCTTACTATTTCTTAGGCTTGTGGTACTGGTTCTATCCTGAGACCATGGAAGACCAGGTTTCTCAGTCCCTTACACACATTCTCTTCATCTTTGGCCTCGCTAATGCCTGCCTAGATCCCATCACTTATGGACTTTTTACAATACACTTTCGGAAAGGCCTTCAACGTTATTGTGGAAGAAGAAGAACATCAGAAACTGACAACAGCTCCTCTGtgacagggtcattccactgttCAATGTCATCATTTCGTGCTAAAAAGATGATAGTTTTGAACCAGGAGATACAAGCGTTTCATTCTCACAACGGCTCCTTAAACAGCTCGCACTTGAGAACAAATggacttggcagcagctgcctctgA